The Funiculus sociatus GB2-C1 sequence AGCACTCAGAGGCACCACGGTATCTTTTGTACCATGCACAATTAATACTGGTGGATAACCTTGTTTAGATGGTTGAGAAATGGGATGTAAATACCCACTTAGAACCACCAAACCAGCCAAAGGCAAATTGAGTCCCACATCCAGCGTCATTGCGCCACCCTGAGAAAAACCCATCAAAATTGTGCGCGACAGGGGAACCCCAGTGGTACTCTCAAGAGATTTCAGCCAGTCAGTCAGCTGCGTCTTACTTTGCTCTAAGCCGTTCTGCTGCTCTTGGAAGTAGTACCAAGCTCTCCCCGATGACATTTGGGGATGAGTAGAGGGAGCATCGGGAACCAAAAACTGATAAGAAGGTAAATTCAACAACGGGGTTAAAGATGCCAACTCTTGGGCATTACCACCGAAGCCATGCAAAACGACAATTAACCCAGCTGGTTGCTGTCCCTGAGATGGGGGAACGGAAATTACTGATAGAGACAGAATCTTACTCCTAAAAAAATGCGACCGATCAATCCGAGATGCCAGCGAAGCTCTCTTCTTTTAGGATAATGTGGCGATCGCAATCTAGGCTAATCCATCCTTGGCCCTGGAGTTTGCTAAGCAGTCGCGTAATCGTGACTCTAGTAGTACCGATAGCACTGGCAATATTTTGATGTGTCAGGCGGACAGATAGACGAGTTCCGCCAGCTACAGGTTGCCCGACTTCCTGTTTCAATAACAGTAGTAGCCGATGCAAGCGATCCTCTACACGCCGATGTCCTACTATGGCTAAAAGCGCCTCTGTCTGTTGCATCCGTCGTACCATTTGCGGCAAAATTATCTGAGCCAAACGCCCAGAAGCTTCTATCTCTAGAATAGAAAACCACTTCAGGTAAACATCGGATAGGGCGTGGTATATTATTGCAGCGTTTGGTTGAGCTAAGGGATGAATTCCTTTCAGGGATTGAAATACCCACTGACCAAAGAACATGGAAGGTGCTGCCCAACCCAGCAGCACTTCGTCACCGTTAGCACAAATTGTACTCATCTGTACCAATCCCCGATCTACTTGCCAGACACCCTGCGGCACTAGGGGAATTTCTTCATTTTTTGAGTAAAAATGCAACCGACGGGTTTCGTTCGGGTCGTATTGGTCTATTTCTAGAACTGAAGAAGAAAATGGGGGCATGGCTGCAAGAATCTCCAGCTATGAAAAACTGGCGTATTATAGCCAGCCCCACTCTAACTCCTGAAGGTAAAGATTAAGTAATCACGAGATTAAGTTAATGGCTAATTGCTCTTAAACAATTAGCCATTAGCTATTGGCTATTAAATTTTGGTGCCGCAATCAGGACAGAATTTGTTGCTGGCGATGTTTTTGGCACCGCAGCCGCTACAGTAAATTAATTCTGTAGCTTTTTCCAATTTACGGAGTTCTGGCAAGCCAATCATCTGAGCATTGCTCTTGCCGGGAGCTACCATTGGGTAACAGTTTTCGTCCTTTTTGACTTGGACATCCAAGAGAACTGGGCCGTTGTGGGCGAGCATTTCGGCGATCGCATCTTTCAATTCATCTCGACTACGAACAACCATCCCCTTAATCCCGAAAGCCTGTGCCAGCAGCACAAAATCTGGCATCCCCACTTGCATATTCGAGGACGAGTAACGCTCTCCATAGAAAGCTTCCTGCCACTGGCGCACCATCCCCTGCCAGCCATTATTGATAATTACTGTCTTGACATTTATGTGATGTTGTGCAAGCGTTCCCAGTTCCTGTAAATTCATCTGGAAACTGGCATCGCCGCTGATACAGATGACTTCATCATTTGGCAGAGCTACCTTGACACCCATCGCCGCAGGCATCCCGAAACCCATCGTGCCTAAACCAGCGCTAGAAATCCACTTACGCGGGCCATTCTTCAAGAATTGCGCCGACCACATTTGGTGTTGTCCAACGTCTGTGGTGTAGTAGGCATCTGGAGCCTGACGAGTTAGTTCCACAATCACTTCTTGCGGTGCCAGACTATCGGGATATTGGGGAACAATTAGGGGATAGTCTTCCCGCCAGCGATTAATCCGTTCTAGCCATGCTTGCGTCTGGATTGGCATCCCGGTATCTGTTTCCTGACATCGGCGCAGCAAGTCAATCAAGACATTCCGCACATCGCCCACAATTGGCACTTCCGGAGCGCGGTTTTTCCCGACTTCAGCGGGGTCAATATCAATATGGATAACTTTTGCGCGGGAGGCAAACTCATCCAATTTGCCTGTCACGCGGTCATCAAACCTGGCTCCCACTGCTATCAACAAGTCGCACTCGCTCACCGCAAAGTTAGCGTAGGCGGTGCCGTGCATCCCCAGCATTCCCAATGCTAGGGGATGGTTTTCGTCAAATGAACCTTTGCCCATCAGGGTTGTGGTGACGGGGATTTGGAAACTTTGTGCTAGTTGTTGAATTTCTGGATGAGCGCCAGCTGAGATCGCGCCTCCTCCCACATACAATAAGGGACGTTGTGCTTCCCGAATCAAATTTACTGCCGCATTGATTTGACGAGGATTTCCCTTCACCGTGGGACGGTAGCCCGGCAACTTCACTGAATTCGGTTCTACTGGATAATAGTCGAATTGCCCTAATGCAACATCTTTCGGCACATCAATCAAAACTGGCCCCGGTCGTCCCGTTGTGGCGATGTGGAACGCTTCTGCCACAATCCGCGCCATATCTTTTTGATCGCGCACTACATAAGAGTGTTTTACAATTGGCAGCGTAATTCCGTAGATATCTGTTTCCTGAAACGCATCGGTGCCAATTGATGCTAGAGCCACCTGACCCGTGACCACCACCATTGGAATCGAGTCCATGTGAGCGGTGGCAATACCTGTCACCAAGTTGGTTGCCCCTGGGCCAGATGTTGCAAAACAGACACCCACCTGCCCCGTAGCACGAGCATAGCCATCGGCGGCGTGTGACGCACCTTGCTCGTGTCTTACCAAGATGTGCTGAATACCACCTCTAGCTTCTGCCCGATACAACTCGTCGTAAATCGGCAGAATTGCACCACCTGGATAGCCAAAAATATGCTTTACACCGTGACGCATCAAGCTATCAATCAAGGCATATGCACCTGTTTGGCGGTTGTTGGTCATTTGACGTGTTGCTTCTTTTTCCGAGATGCTTTGCGATCGCACTTGTAGACCTCTCACTATAACTAACTGGTTTTTCTTAACTCTTGTATCTTTTGTATTTAATGAATGATGAAAACTTGGGGGTTAATTCTTAAGTCTAATTCCTTCTATCAGTTCCTGTCGAGCGATCGCCCAAAGTTGGGGGTTGGGGGCTGGGGACTGGGTAAGACTTTTTCCCAATCCCCAATTCCCAATTCCCACCTTGCATAAACAACCAAAAACTCAGTATTTCAGCTGAAGACATTAGGTAATCGGTAATTCCCTAACTTCATTACTTCCTACCTTGCATAAACAACCAATAAGTCAGTATTTCAGCTGAAGACATGAGGTCTCTGCTTAGAATAATCTGCACGAATCGGCTGAATTTTTGTAGAAGCAACAAATATTAAGTTGCCCAGTATACAAAAGAACAATCCCTAAATACTAAGTTATGTTACAAAATGTACAGAGCAGATAAACCATCCTTGACAAAGAGAATTGCTATCAGCTCTAGAAACAGCAATGAATGACACCAGAAAATAAGCTCAATGCTGGAATATATCACAAAACCTTTATTTTTAATCCAATTTATCCCCCACGGCCATTGCTATCTCTGGAAGCCTGGGTTGGTATCGCTGCATATAGCCTCCGACTTACTGATAGCGATAGCGTATTATTCAATACCCCTGATGCTAGTATATTTCGTTAAACAGCGTCGGGATATACCATTTAACTGGATATTCCTGCTGTTCGGTGCCTTTATTGTTGCCTGCGGCACCGGACATTTGATAGAAGTGTGGACGTTATGGCACCCGGATTACTGGGTTTCGGGATTTGTGAAAGCGATAACAGCAGGAGTTTCCGTTTATACAGCGATGGAGCTAGTACCGTTAATTCCGCAAGCGCTGGCTCTCCCTAGTCCCGCACAACTAGAGGTAGCAAACCACAAACTACAAAGGGAAATCAATGAGCGGCAGCAGGCAGAGTCAAAAATCCGCTTTCAGGCGCGACTGTTGAATGCAGTGCAGCAGGCAGTAATTGCTACCGATTTAGATGGAACAATTACTTATTGGAACCGTTTTGCACAAACGCTTTATGGCTGGTCAGAAGCAGAGGTAATAGGTAGTAAAATCGCGGAAATTATCGCACCGCCCTGTGTGCGATCGCAAGCACTTGAGATTAGATCCAGCCTCCGCACTGGCGAAAGTTGGTCTGGAGAATTTTTGATGCAGCGCCGAGACGGTAGTACCTTCCCGGCAATGGTGACAGACTCGCCAATTTATAACGATAAAGGCGAATTGATTGGAATTATTGGCATTTCCACAGACATCACCTACCGTGTACAGGCAGAAGAGGCATTGCGCGAAAGCGAACAACGCTACCGGACACTTGCCGAAAACAACACTGTGGGAGTCTGGCATCTTAGCGAAGATGGCTACACAATTTACATCAATCCCACAATGTGTTCCTTGCTGGAGATAGAGGAAGCGGGAGAACTGGTAGGCAAAACCTTCCACGACTTCTTCACCCCTGAAAGCCTAGAGAAAATGGCGAACAAACACAGCAAAAGCCTGCAAGGACAACCCTCCAGCTACGAAGTGGACATCATTGGGAAAAATGGTTGCCAGCGCACAACCGCCTTCTCTTGTGCGCCCCTGTTCTCAGCAACTGGTCAATTGCAAAGCTTTATTGGAGCCTTCACTGATATCACTGAGCAAAAGTGGGCAGAAGCACAACTGCGACGGAATGTCTTTTATGACAGCCTCACAAACCTGCCTAATCGAGCTTTGTTGATGTCTCGTCTGAAAGATTTAATTGAGACTGCAAAGGAGCGTCCGGACTATCGATTCGCTGTACTATTTCTGGATTTGGATCGCTTCAAACTTGTGAACGATTGTTTGGGACACTTCCTGGGAGATCAACTGCTAAAAGCGGTTGCTCAACGGCTGCAAGAGTGTCTGCGCCCGATTGATACAGTGGCACGTTTTGGCGGGGATGAGTTTGCAATTCTCCAAGACAACATCCAAGATGTCAGTGAAGCCGTCCATCTTGCTGAGCAAATTCACTCGGCGCTAGCATCACCATTTTACCTGGATGGACATGAAGTATTCACCTCCGCCAGCATTGGCATTGCCATAAATAGAGCTAGGGTAAAAAAACTGACGATGCAAGGAGGCTTGAGAACTTCAGGAGTGGTAGCGCAGGGATACGAAGCACAGACCCAGTTAGAAAATAGCGGCGCAATACTTAAACATTCCTCTAGTTCCTCTTCACTCAGCCCTCAGCCCACCCTCTGGGAAGGCGAAGTGTCTACATTACTCAGCACTCCTCTGCTTAGAAGTGAATACAATCAGCCAGAAGACTTTCTTCGGGATGCTGATATCGCCATGTACCGCGCTAAGGGAGAAGGTAAAGCGTGCCACGTTGTGTTTGACTCAACAATGCATGAGAGAGCGATCGCTCGCTTGCAGCTGGAGACGGATCTGCGACGGGCAGTTGAGCAATTAGCACTCGATCAACAACTGAGTGACAGACCAGATGCGTATCCTACCAACTGCCAATTCCAGCTTCACTACCAGCCAATTATATTGCTCTCTACGGGTAAGCTCGCTGGTTTCGAGGCTTTGGTGCGCTGGATTCACCCGACACAAGGCATAATTTCTCCAGTCGAGTTCATCCCCATTGCCGAAGAAACTGGTCTAATTGTACCGCTTGGCTGGTGGATACTGCGCGAAGCCTGTCATCAGATGCGGACATGGCAGCAGGCAAATGGCAATAGTTGCAAATCCCTAACTATCAGCGTTAATCTTTCCGGTAAACAGTTTCTGCAACCAGAGTTAGTTGAGCAAATTGACCAAATTCTCAAGGAAACAGGTTTGCAAGCAAGCTGTTTGAAGCTGGAAATTACTGAAAGCGTTCTGATCGAAAACGCGGAAGCTGCAACTGTTAGTTTAGAGCAACTGCGATCGCGTCAGATTGAACTATCCTTGGATGACTTCGGTACTGGATACTCTTCCTTGAGCTATCTGCACCGTTTTCCCATCAATACCTTGAAAATTGACCGCTCTTTCGTCAGTAGACTGAGGACATCCGGCAATAGCAGACAGGCAAGACTGCCTCTACAGATTGTTCAAACAATTGTAACCCTTGCCCATAATTTAGGAATGGATGTAGTCGCCGAGGGAATAGAAACGCCTCTTGAGTTAGAGCCATTGCGACTTCTTGGCTGCGAACATGGGCAAGGATATCTTTTCTCTAAGCCACTCAATGCCGCAGCAGCAGAAAAGTTCATTGATTTTAGATGAGGGGTTGGGGACTAGGCACTAGGGACTAGGGACTAGGAACAAGGGGCTGGGTAAGAGTCCTCCCAATCCCCAATCCCCAATCCCTAAATCGCATCTTTCAAAACATTGCGGGTATTTTGCCACGCCCAAATGCCCACTACACTAACAACGATACTCATTGCCAGGAGAACGCCTCGCAGACCAAATTTATCCGTCAGAGGGCCTGCGATCGCTAACGGCAAACTTAGAGCAATATTAACCACATTATTCTGAAACCCAAAAACTTTGCCCCGCATCGATTCCGATGTTTGCTGGTGAATCAAAGTTTGCATCGGTACGCCGATTAAAGATGCCCCCAAACCCAAAAAAGCACTCAGTCCTAAACCGAGCCAAAGTCGGTGTGTAAAGCTAAACACACCCAAAACAAACGCCATACTGAGAAAACCAAACAACGGTAACGGTTTTTGGTGGAAGCGATCGCCCCAGTGTCCCAATATCCCCGCACCTAACACCATCCCCACTCCCGCAGATGCTAACAGAAAGCCAAACTGTTCCGATTTCAGCCCCAGCTTCTCGGAAAGATCGATCGCCAGCACCGTTAAAGCCGCAAACACCGAATACAAAATCACCAGCTGGAACATTGCATTCCTAACCAGGCGGTTTTGCCACAGATAACGCAACCCCGCTTTCAAGTCGCTTATCGGATTAATTGCTGCCTGTCGATCGATAAGCGTAGTATCTTTGATCTGAACGAACATACTAATAATCGCCGCCAACAAGTAGAATCCCCCAACCAAAAATTCTTGACTAGCTTCTCCACCCAAACTTCTAGCCAAACTCAATATAGGTTCCCCGACAGCGAACCCCACAATCAAAGAACCCATCATCGTCGTGGTGAACAGCGCATTAGCCGTCATCAAATTTTCGCGCCGCACCATTAACGGAATAGCCGCCTGTTCTGCTGGGGCAAAAAATTGCGTTACCGCAGAACTCAAAAACGTAATTACCAACAAGATGCTAAACTTCTGTGGCAACAAGGGAATTAATATTGTCAAGCCAAAGCGTAGCAGATCGGAAGCAACCATAACTTTCTTCTTAGGAAAGCGATCCACAAACACGCCAGCAGCTGAGCCAAACAGAATCGCGGGTAGCGTAAAAGCCACCATCAGAGCTGATCGCATGGAATTTTCCATTTCAGGAGCGAAGTCATATTCGCTCAGCAAAGCAATCAGCAAAACGAAGAATACCTTATCTGCTATTTGGGACAATATCTGCCCAACCCACAGCACCATAAAGGGTCGGTTCTTCAACAGAGCGTGAAATCCGCTCCCAGATGGAGGGGGGTCAGATGGAAACATAGCAATTGTTCAGGAGCTTCTTATCTACAACCCTAGTTTGCGCTCTAGAAGGTAAATTGTGCCACTCTAGTAGACACTTTTTGGTTAATTTAAAAAATTTCACAGACTCGCCAAGCATTTGCCTAAGTTCATATGCTACATGGTGCGTGACACCTTCACGGCTGGCACAGCTCATTGGGAAGCATTGCATCTATAACAGTTGGAACCGGATATAACTGACGTTGTTGCTTTATGTATAAATTCTTATTAATTTACCAATATTTGTCACTTCCTAAATTACGCAATCCTGCCCTTGACAAATTTCATGCTGTTTTAACTTTTCAATAAATACCTGAAGCCCGATCCTATGTTAAGTTAGTCACTGGGAATTTAATTCGGCTGAGCGAGTTTGTTGTCTTACATTGACAGGCATCTCTCCGAATCGAAGTCTCTACACCATCTGATGAAGTGAGATACTCCATGTCAATTTATGTAGGCAACCTATCCTACGATGTCACGCAAGAAGACCTCAGCCAAGTTTTTGCTGAATATGGAACTGTTAAGCGTGTTCAACTACCTACCGACCGAGAAACTGGTCGTCCACGCGGCTTTGGTTTCGTAGAAATGGAAACTGACGCTGAAGAAACTGCCGCCATTGAAGCTCTCGATGGAGCTGAGTGGATGGGCCGTGATTTAAAAGTCAACAAAGCCAAGCCTCGTGAAGACAGAGGTCCCTCAGGCGGTGGCAACCGCAGGCCTAGTGGTGGCTTCTCTCGCCGTTACTAAATCTTGAAATTAAGAATTTAACTCGGCTAGTCTCCCGCAGATTGGCGCTTCCACTGCTAAACTCTCTCCTTGGATCTTCTCAGGATAAATATTTTGGCAGTGGATTTTTTCTTGACACACTATTAACCTTAACGACCAGATTATTATCTCTAAATTGGAGAAGTAACTATCAACCTTAGTTAGTTTTCGATTTGGTTTCTTTTTTTTAATTAATATCAAATCCGGTGTGAGGCTTCGTGTCTTGCACCGGATTTTAATATTAGTCAGAACGCGGTGGTAGTTCAGAGGGTGAAAGCGAATCAGGATCGCTTAGTGAGGGGGAACCAGGGGCAGGTGAGGCGGCGGCACCTGGAGCAGGGGGTGATGCGGCGGTATTCGGAGCGGCAGGTGAGACGGCGGCACCAGGGGCAGGAGGAGGGGGAGATCCTGCACTAGCATCCCCAGATGCTGGCGCACTCGCAGCAGGGGGTGGAGCAATCGGTAGCGGTGGTGGAATGGGTGGAGCTGGGACTAACGTTGGTGCGGTTGAACCTTTAGCGCCTGGAGCCGGAATTAAAGGTGGAGGAGCTGGAGGAGGAGGCGGCGGCTCAAAGGTTTCAATAGTAACTGAGCGACTAATTTGTTCGCCAGCAGCATTTGTCACTTGCAAGGTAAGAGTTTCGCTACCGGGTTTTTGGCTGATGGTGTAGGGGAGACTACCAGAAGTCGGGACGTTTCCAGGTGAGGGAAGCAGTTGCACTTTTATATCTTTGCCGCCTTCTACTTTCCAAGAAATTCTAAAGATTCCCCCAGGTCTGTTCTTATTGATTGGAACAAGATATTTCGCCAGAGCCTCTTGATTATTGATTTTAAATTCTACAATTTTGGAGGGCTGAGCTTGAATTTTAATAGCATCAGTTTTTTTTGTATCTGATGGTTCCTCTTGTCCGTTGTTGGGAATTACTGCGAGTTCAAAAATGTAGTCTCCAGGTTTACGGGCATCTGTAGGTACATTTTTGCATAAGAGTCCAACTTCGATAGTACAATATTTCTTCAAACCTACAGCAATGCCTTCGCTGAAGTTATAACGCTTCAAAACACTTGTGACTTCACCTTCAGGCGATCGCCCGATTAGCTGCAATTCTTTAATTTGATCTCTGTTGATAATTCTCCAGTTGAGGAGAATTTTATCGTTGGGGGTGTTATTTGGTGGAACTGCTAATCTTTCTTGGTAGACAGGTAGGCTAGAGGAAAACTCAACAATTTTTGGAGGAGCTATCGGCTCGATTTTAATTACGTTAGTTTTTAAAATATTAGATGCTATGTCTTTATTATTTTTGGGAAATGTTTTTAGTTCAAAAACATAGTCACCAGGTTTGCGGGCATCTGTACGCACATTTTTGCAGATTAGTATCTGCCGAATAGCGCAGAAGGACTTGAGCTGATCTGGGACTCCTCGACTGAAATCATAAGATATTGGTTCAAGGGCAGCTGTACCATCAGGTGATTGACCAGTGATGGTTAGCGAGTTTAGTTGTTGCGGGTTGCGAATTTGCCAAGAGAGGCGGATAAAATCACCTTCAGCGGCTTGATAGAAATTGTCTTGAGAGCCGAATTCAATAACTTTTGGTGATGGCTTTGGCTTAAAGAATAGCAACCAAACGAGGAATGCGATCGCAGCGACAGTTCCCAACACAGTGAGCAACACCAGCAAAAACTGCCACCAAGGACGCGGCTCCCAATACAAAGTCCCCTGAGGCGCATCATTAATTAAAGGCAACTGCTGCGTATCTTCAATTTCAACGCCGAAGTTGATCAGCCGTCCGCCTCCATAGATTGGGCGACGCCACCACTTGAGCGGTTTTACCTTAATTTCCGCCGTAGCTAAGGAAAAAGGCGCTATCCGCAGCATAGTCGGCAACACTGTGTAACTACACACATCCTCCTCATCTAAACTTTTAGCTCGTACAATTACTTCCCGCGAGATGTTACCCGAATTGTTCAACCTAACCTCATACAGTCCGGCTAAACGTCGCACCTTGCCCACCAAGCTGCGAAATTCTACAGTCAGCAGGTAAGTCGGGAGAATTTGTAAGTACACCACATCCAGCAACACCAAGTCTGGATTGTTCGCAGAATATAGCCGCACGGTGGGAAAGTAAGTTCCCGCCACAGCGTCCATTGGCGGGTTCAAAAACAGCAGGATGTCGCCCTTCTCTCCGGGGTTAAGGTCTAATGCAGTGGCAGATGTTACTAATCCAGGTGAATTTAAACCCTCTGGATAGCGCACGGTATACCATTTTTCATTCAGCTCTGGACACGTCAGCCGAAAACGGTCTACTCGGTCAGAGCGGTTATGTATGCTCACCGCGACTTGCAACAGCGCTCCGGGTTGCAGAAGGGCAGGTGCAGCAGAGCTAGTAGGTGGCGAAAGACTGAAAGTAGGGTCGCTGACTCGGATAGCAGCCTCAACTGGCGGCAGAACCTGAAGTCGGCTGTTGTGTCGAATCGGAGTATCTTCTGGGTAGTGCAGTGGCGCATCAACCACTAACTGGTAGTTGTAGGTGCTGGGTTTAGCCTCCAGTGGCACCTGAAACTGAAATATAACCTCGCTGGTGGAGTTGGCACCCAAAGCCAGCCGCTCATGGGGATTAATACACCAGTTGCGGGGATAGGATACTTCATCGATAAAAATATCAATTAAGGCGCTCTGATTGCCCTTGTTACTTACGGTGACGCACAGATCGAAGTTACTCCCAGCTACGAGGGCATAATCTCCACTGGGATTGAGGATGACAGAGAGAGGATTACCAGGAGCCAAAGCCTGTTGGATAGTCTGCTGCTGGGTTCTTCGTTTGGCAGCAAGACGAATCCGGTAGCGTGCCTCGCCTGCAATTTGCATTTCTTGCACGAAGCCTTGATCTACCAACTCGTCCATAATAGCGATCGCATCCGACTGATTTGAGTCAATGCGCTCTGCTACCTCAGCCAAGCTGACATCTGATTTTTTTCGCATCATCCATTGGACAACCTGCCGCTGCTCGTCAGGCAGCGTCAGTATATCCACCATATTTAGACCGCCGGAGCCTTCTGGCTCTTGTCTCCCCGTCTCTGCCCCAGAAGGGTTCAAGTGCTGCCTCGTCATGTTACCCCCTCTACAAAAAAGTAGTGATTGGGGAGAAGGGGACTAGGCATTCCCAATTCCCAATTCCCAATCCCTCAATCCCCCAATCCCTATTCCTGGTTCCCACACTGCGCGTTACGTTGTCGCTCCACACGATCTAATTTCACCTCTGTATCATCGCTTCCACTAGCCACTAAAATATATTTCCCTGT is a genomic window containing:
- a CDS encoding dienelactone hydrolase family protein — translated: MSLSVISVPPSQGQQPAGLIVVLHGFGGNAQELASLTPLLNLPSYQFLVPDAPSTHPQMSSGRAWYYFQEQQNGLEQSKTQLTDWLKSLESTTGVPLSRTILMGFSQGGAMTLDVGLNLPLAGLVVLSGYLHPISQPSKQGYPPVLIVHGTKDTVVPLSAAQKARDALTALGVSVQYHEFNMGHVILPEVLGVVRNFVTANTQSSLVS
- a CDS encoding Crp/Fnr family transcriptional regulator, translating into MPPFSSSVLEIDQYDPNETRRLHFYSKNEEIPLVPQGVWQVDRGLVQMSTICANGDEVLLGWAAPSMFFGQWVFQSLKGIHPLAQPNAAIIYHALSDVYLKWFSILEIEASGRLAQIILPQMVRRMQQTEALLAIVGHRRVEDRLHRLLLLLKQEVGQPVAGGTRLSVRLTHQNIASAIGTTRVTITRLLSKLQGQGWISLDCDRHIILKEESFAGISD
- the ilvB gene encoding biosynthetic-type acetolactate synthase large subunit, with the protein product MSEKEATRQMTNNRQTGAYALIDSLMRHGVKHIFGYPGGAILPIYDELYRAEARGGIQHILVRHEQGASHAADGYARATGQVGVCFATSGPGATNLVTGIATAHMDSIPMVVVTGQVALASIGTDAFQETDIYGITLPIVKHSYVVRDQKDMARIVAEAFHIATTGRPGPVLIDVPKDVALGQFDYYPVEPNSVKLPGYRPTVKGNPRQINAAVNLIREAQRPLLYVGGGAISAGAHPEIQQLAQSFQIPVTTTLMGKGSFDENHPLALGMLGMHGTAYANFAVSECDLLIAVGARFDDRVTGKLDEFASRAKVIHIDIDPAEVGKNRAPEVPIVGDVRNVLIDLLRRCQETDTGMPIQTQAWLERINRWREDYPLIVPQYPDSLAPQEVIVELTRQAPDAYYTTDVGQHQMWSAQFLKNGPRKWISSAGLGTMGFGMPAAMGVKVALPNDEVICISGDASFQMNLQELGTLAQHHINVKTVIINNGWQGMVRQWQEAFYGERYSSSNMQVGMPDFVLLAQAFGIKGMVVRSRDELKDAIAEMLAHNGPVLLDVQVKKDENCYPMVAPGKSNAQMIGLPELRKLEKATELIYCSGCGAKNIASNKFCPDCGTKI
- a CDS encoding putative bifunctional diguanylate cyclase/phosphodiesterase, producing the protein MLVYFVKQRRDIPFNWIFLLFGAFIVACGTGHLIEVWTLWHPDYWVSGFVKAITAGVSVYTAMELVPLIPQALALPSPAQLEVANHKLQREINERQQAESKIRFQARLLNAVQQAVIATDLDGTITYWNRFAQTLYGWSEAEVIGSKIAEIIAPPCVRSQALEIRSSLRTGESWSGEFLMQRRDGSTFPAMVTDSPIYNDKGELIGIIGISTDITYRVQAEEALRESEQRYRTLAENNTVGVWHLSEDGYTIYINPTMCSLLEIEEAGELVGKTFHDFFTPESLEKMANKHSKSLQGQPSSYEVDIIGKNGCQRTTAFSCAPLFSATGQLQSFIGAFTDITEQKWAEAQLRRNVFYDSLTNLPNRALLMSRLKDLIETAKERPDYRFAVLFLDLDRFKLVNDCLGHFLGDQLLKAVAQRLQECLRPIDTVARFGGDEFAILQDNIQDVSEAVHLAEQIHSALASPFYLDGHEVFTSASIGIAINRARVKKLTMQGGLRTSGVVAQGYEAQTQLENSGAILKHSSSSSSLSPQPTLWEGEVSTLLSTPLLRSEYNQPEDFLRDADIAMYRAKGEGKACHVVFDSTMHERAIARLQLETDLRRAVEQLALDQQLSDRPDAYPTNCQFQLHYQPIILLSTGKLAGFEALVRWIHPTQGIISPVEFIPIAEETGLIVPLGWWILREACHQMRTWQQANGNSCKSLTISVNLSGKQFLQPELVEQIDQILKETGLQASCLKLEITESVLIENAEAATVSLEQLRSRQIELSLDDFGTGYSSLSYLHRFPINTLKIDRSFVSRLRTSGNSRQARLPLQIVQTIVTLAHNLGMDVVAEGIETPLELEPLRLLGCEHGQGYLFSKPLNAAAAEKFIDFR
- a CDS encoding MFS transporter, encoding MFPSDPPPSGSGFHALLKNRPFMVLWVGQILSQIADKVFFVLLIALLSEYDFAPEMENSMRSALMVAFTLPAILFGSAAGVFVDRFPKKKVMVASDLLRFGLTILIPLLPQKFSILLVITFLSSAVTQFFAPAEQAAIPLMVRRENLMTANALFTTTMMGSLIVGFAVGEPILSLARSLGGEASQEFLVGGFYLLAAIISMFVQIKDTTLIDRQAAINPISDLKAGLRYLWQNRLVRNAMFQLVILYSVFAALTVLAIDLSEKLGLKSEQFGFLLASAGVGMVLGAGILGHWGDRFHQKPLPLFGFLSMAFVLGVFSFTHRLWLGLGLSAFLGLGASLIGVPMQTLIHQQTSESMRGKVFGFQNNVVNIALSLPLAIAGPLTDKFGLRGVLLAMSIVVSVVGIWAWQNTRNVLKDAI
- a CDS encoding RNA recognition motif domain-containing protein produces the protein MSIYVGNLSYDVTQEDLSQVFAEYGTVKRVQLPTDRETGRPRGFGFVEMETDAEETAAIEALDGAEWMGRDLKVNKAKPREDRGPSGGGNRRPSGGFSRRY